The Candidatus Omnitrophota bacterium genomic sequence TCTATTGATCAGAAGATGTTTTCATTAAAACCAATAACAAAAGATGTTTCAATAGCAAAGCTTGAGGATGTGGATGTTTATTTTGTAAAAAACGATAGGTTTTTTGGTCGCAAAGAGCTTTATGGAGAGTCGACAGGAGATTATCCAGATAATTTAGAACGTTTTTCTTATTTTTGTAAAAAGACATTAGAATTCTTAAAAGAAATTAACTTAAAGCCTGATGTTGTCCATTGTCATGATTGGCAAACGAGCTTGATTTCTGTTTATTTAAAAAGTGTTTATGCGCGTGATCCATTTTATGCTGGAACAAAGACAATTTTAACGATTCATAATTTAGCCTACCAAGGTGTTTTTGAATCACAGCAATTTTCTTTGCTTGGACTAGATCAGCGATTTAATAGCCCTGATGCATTAGAATTTTATGGAAAAATTAATTTATTAAAAAGTGGAATTGTTTTTAGTGATCGAGTGACAACCGTTAGTCCTCAGTATGCAAAGGAGATCCGTAAGAAGGAATTTGGTTGCGGACTTGAGGGTGTTATTAATTATCGCGAAGATCATGTTTTTGGTATTTTAAATGGAATTGATGTTAACGTTTGGAATCCTGAGTCTGATGAATTGATTGCTAAAGAATATTCAGCCCATCGACCGCAAGGCAAGCTAGAAAATAAAAAAGCGTTACAACAGCAGTGTGGCCTAGATGTTCGCGAAGATGTTCCTGTTTTCGGATTTGTCGGTAGGCTTTCAGTTCAAAAAGGCCTTGATCTTTTGTCTGAGGCTTTGCCAGAGATCGTTAAAATGGATGTGCAGCTTGTCTTTCAGGGGGTAGGAGAAAAGAAATATCAAGATCTTCTTAAAAGTTTACAGGAGAAATATCCAAAGAAAGTATCTATTCATATTAAGTTTGATGAAAAAACA encodes the following:
- the glgA gene encoding glycogen synthase GlgA; translated protein: MKVIFCASEVMPFAKTGGLADVGGSLPLALKKVGVDISIVMPLYHSIDQKMFSLKPITKDVSIAKLEDVDVYFVKNDRFFGRKELYGESTGDYPDNLERFSYFCKKTLEFLKEINLKPDVVHCHDWQTSLISVYLKSVYARDPFYAGTKTILTIHNLAYQGVFESQQFSLLGLDQRFNSPDALEFYGKINLLKSGIVFSDRVTTVSPQYAKEIRKKEFGCGLEGVINYREDHVFGILNGIDVNVWNPESDELIAKEYSAHRPQGKLENKKALQQQCGLDVREDVPVFGFVGRLSVQKGLDLLSEALPEIVKMDVQLVFQGVGEKKYQDLLKSLQEKYPKKVSIHIKFDEKTAHQIYAGSDIFLIPSVYEPCGLSQMISFRYGTIPLVYKTGGLADTVMPFRVGSEKGDGFVFTRYEKDAVVSAFESAISAYKKQDVFKNLISKVMKYDFSWSTSAKEYERLYRQ